One region of Pagrus major chromosome 5, Pma_NU_1.0 genomic DNA includes:
- the bmpr1ba gene encoding bone morphogenetic protein receptor type-1B isoform X1, translated as MPVQGGRLKRCVSLCLCLWSRSPLLLLGLFSLHAQAHGNILDSMLLRASNKEAADSGKETSGSTAPASSSQRLLWCHCYHHCPEDSTNNTCRTDGYCFTMVEEEGGVPVQTAGCLGLVGSEFQCRDTGSSRQRRSLECCTDQDYCNKNLHPTLPPLKPPLYVDGKIHHMALLISVTVCSIILVAIIIFCYFRYKRQESRPRYSIGLEQDETYSHPGESLKDLIEQSQSSGSGSGLPLLVQRTIAKQIQMVKQIGKGRYGEVWMGRWRGEKVAVKVFFTTDEASWSRETEIYQTVLMRHENILGFIAADIKGTGSWTQLYLITDYHENGSLYDYLKSTTLDNKAMLRLAYSSVSGLCHLHTEIFGTQGKPAIAHRDLKSKNILVKRNGTCCIADLGLAVKFISDTNEVDIPPNTKVGTKRYMPPEVLDETLDKSHFQSYIMADMYSFGLILWEIARCCISGGILEEYQLPYHELVPTDPSYDDMREVVCIKRLRPSFPNRWTSDECLRQMGKLMTECWAHNPACRLTALRVKKTLAKMSESQDIKL; from the exons GCAATATATTGGACAGTATGCTGCTGAGAGCGTCCAACAAGGAGGCAGCGGACAGTGGGAAGGAGACGAGTGGCAGCACAGCTCCTGCGTCATCCTCCCAACGGTTACTGTGGTGTCACTGTTACCACCACTGCCCCGAGGATTCGACCAATAATACGTGCAG AACGGATGGCTACTGTTTTAccatggtggaggaggagggaggggtaCCGGTCCAGACTGCAGGATGCCTGGGGCTGGTCGGATCAGAGTTTCAGTGTAGG GACACGGGGAGCTCGCGTCAGAGGAGATCGCTAGAGTGCTGTACGGACCAGGATTACTGTAACAAAAACCTGCATCCCACACTGCCACCGCTCAAACCTCCTC TCTACGTAGATGGAAAGATCCACCACATGGCCTTGTTGATCTCAGTCACTGTGTGCAGCATCATACTGGTTGCCATCATTATCTTCTGCTACTTcag GTATAAGCGTCAGGAGTCTCGTCCTCGGTACAGTATCGGTCTGGAGCAGGATGAGACCTACAGCCACCCTGGAGAATCTCTGAAGGATCTAATagagcagtcacagagctcTGGCTCAGGCTCAGGGCTCCCTCTATTG GTGCAGAGAACGATAGCCAAGCAGATCCAGATGGTGAAGCAGATAGGGAAGGGGAGGTATGGAGAGGTGTGGATGGGcagatggaggggagagaaggtGGCCGTTAAAGTTTTCTTCACCACTGATGAGGCCAGCTGGTCCAGAGAGACTGAGATTTACCAGACTGTCCTGATGAGACATGAGAACATACTTG GTTTTATTGCTGCTGATATTAAAGGAACCGGCTCCTGGACCCAACTCTACCTGATCACCGACTACCATGAAAATGGCTCTCTGTACGACTACCTCAAATCAACCACTCTAGACAATAAAGCCATGCTGCGACTGGCTTACTCCTCTGTGTCGGGCCTTTGTCACCTCCACACCGAGATCTTTGGCACCCAGGGCAAACCTGCCATCGCTCACAGGGATCTGAAGAGTAAGAACATACTGGTGAAAAGAAACGGGACCTGCTGTATAGCTGACCTCGGACTGGCAGTCAAGTTTATCAG TGACACCAATGAGGTAGACATCCCCCCCAACACTAAAGTGGGTACAAAGCGCTACATGCCTCCAGAGGTTCTGGACGAGACTCTGGACAAAAGTCATTTTCAGTCATACATCATGGCCGACATGTACAGCTTCGGGCTCATTCTCTGGGAGATCGCTCGGTGTTGTATCTCAGGAG GGATCCTTGAAGAGTACCAGTTGCCGTACCACGAGTTGGTCCCTACGGACCCATCATATGATGACATGAGAGAGGTGGTCTGTATCAAGAGACTACGACCATCATTTCCTAATCGATGGACCAGCGATGAG TGTTTGAGACAGATGGGGAAGCTGATGACAGAGTGCTGGGCCCACAACCCAGCCTGCCGCCTCACAGCCCTACGGGTCAAAAAGACACTTGCCAAGATGTCAGAATCACAGGATATCAAGCTGTGA
- the bmpr1ba gene encoding bone morphogenetic protein receptor type-1B isoform X2 → MLLRASNKEAADSGKETSGSTAPASSSQRLLWCHCYHHCPEDSTNNTCRTDGYCFTMVEEEGGVPVQTAGCLGLVGSEFQCRDTGSSRQRRSLECCTDQDYCNKNLHPTLPPLKPPLYVDGKIHHMALLISVTVCSIILVAIIIFCYFRYKRQESRPRYSIGLEQDETYSHPGESLKDLIEQSQSSGSGSGLPLLVQRTIAKQIQMVKQIGKGRYGEVWMGRWRGEKVAVKVFFTTDEASWSRETEIYQTVLMRHENILGFIAADIKGTGSWTQLYLITDYHENGSLYDYLKSTTLDNKAMLRLAYSSVSGLCHLHTEIFGTQGKPAIAHRDLKSKNILVKRNGTCCIADLGLAVKFISDTNEVDIPPNTKVGTKRYMPPEVLDETLDKSHFQSYIMADMYSFGLILWEIARCCISGGILEEYQLPYHELVPTDPSYDDMREVVCIKRLRPSFPNRWTSDECLRQMGKLMTECWAHNPACRLTALRVKKTLAKMSESQDIKL, encoded by the exons ATGCTGCTGAGAGCGTCCAACAAGGAGGCAGCGGACAGTGGGAAGGAGACGAGTGGCAGCACAGCTCCTGCGTCATCCTCCCAACGGTTACTGTGGTGTCACTGTTACCACCACTGCCCCGAGGATTCGACCAATAATACGTGCAG AACGGATGGCTACTGTTTTAccatggtggaggaggagggaggggtaCCGGTCCAGACTGCAGGATGCCTGGGGCTGGTCGGATCAGAGTTTCAGTGTAGG GACACGGGGAGCTCGCGTCAGAGGAGATCGCTAGAGTGCTGTACGGACCAGGATTACTGTAACAAAAACCTGCATCCCACACTGCCACCGCTCAAACCTCCTC TCTACGTAGATGGAAAGATCCACCACATGGCCTTGTTGATCTCAGTCACTGTGTGCAGCATCATACTGGTTGCCATCATTATCTTCTGCTACTTcag GTATAAGCGTCAGGAGTCTCGTCCTCGGTACAGTATCGGTCTGGAGCAGGATGAGACCTACAGCCACCCTGGAGAATCTCTGAAGGATCTAATagagcagtcacagagctcTGGCTCAGGCTCAGGGCTCCCTCTATTG GTGCAGAGAACGATAGCCAAGCAGATCCAGATGGTGAAGCAGATAGGGAAGGGGAGGTATGGAGAGGTGTGGATGGGcagatggaggggagagaaggtGGCCGTTAAAGTTTTCTTCACCACTGATGAGGCCAGCTGGTCCAGAGAGACTGAGATTTACCAGACTGTCCTGATGAGACATGAGAACATACTTG GTTTTATTGCTGCTGATATTAAAGGAACCGGCTCCTGGACCCAACTCTACCTGATCACCGACTACCATGAAAATGGCTCTCTGTACGACTACCTCAAATCAACCACTCTAGACAATAAAGCCATGCTGCGACTGGCTTACTCCTCTGTGTCGGGCCTTTGTCACCTCCACACCGAGATCTTTGGCACCCAGGGCAAACCTGCCATCGCTCACAGGGATCTGAAGAGTAAGAACATACTGGTGAAAAGAAACGGGACCTGCTGTATAGCTGACCTCGGACTGGCAGTCAAGTTTATCAG TGACACCAATGAGGTAGACATCCCCCCCAACACTAAAGTGGGTACAAAGCGCTACATGCCTCCAGAGGTTCTGGACGAGACTCTGGACAAAAGTCATTTTCAGTCATACATCATGGCCGACATGTACAGCTTCGGGCTCATTCTCTGGGAGATCGCTCGGTGTTGTATCTCAGGAG GGATCCTTGAAGAGTACCAGTTGCCGTACCACGAGTTGGTCCCTACGGACCCATCATATGATGACATGAGAGAGGTGGTCTGTATCAAGAGACTACGACCATCATTTCCTAATCGATGGACCAGCGATGAG TGTTTGAGACAGATGGGGAAGCTGATGACAGAGTGCTGGGCCCACAACCCAGCCTGCCGCCTCACAGCCCTACGGGTCAAAAAGACACTTGCCAAGATGTCAGAATCACAGGATATCAAGCTGTGA